tttagattttttttgcatcctcagattctagattttcaaatagttgtatctcgccACAttttgtccgatcctaacaaatcatacatcaatggaaagttcatttattcagctttcagatgatgacccttatgactagttttgtggtccaggttcacaaaTAACAGAAAGCctccaaaaataattaaaacaatatttaccctacgttcaaaatgtaattaaaaataggtccattttattttttgaaacaagTGACTACTaccaaataatcctgaaaataattccaaatcagcatattagaatgatttctgaaggatcatgtgacactgaagactggagtaatgatgctgaaaattcagctgcgaatcacatgaataaattatattttagaatatattaaaatgaaacacagttctattaaattgcaataataatttacaatatacatgtttttttttctgtgttctgtatattaaataaatgcagtctttctTGTTATCTGTTGTTCACAGAGCTCCACGATTTAAAGGCTTTCAGCAGCAGGACAGTCAGGAGCTTCTGCGGTACCTTCTGGACGGCATGAGAGCAGAAGAAGTCAAAGTATGACCCTTTAACAGGACATGAACACAGACCAGAAGAAATGTGCATCAGCTTAGCAGTGGACTCATGTCTGCTAGTTCCCTGTCATTTCATAAGACTATAAAGAATGTTTGAGACATTTTAGTGTAACTGAGTCCtcctgctgtttatttattttccagagaGTTAATTCTGGAATTCTGAAGGCTTTGAAAAACTCTGGCAAAAGCTTAGAGGCTGAGCAGATGAAGAAGGTTATTAAAGGTACAAGTCATTATCAGATTACCAGAATGgcaaatgatatattttaatgtaatgttaaagcatgattaaacacaaaacatgagtaaaattatatttatatactttgaCTTTTTCTTGCATCATGTTCACCAGAGTATGAGAAAAACGGTGCACCCAAGAACTTTGTGGACCGAGTGTTTGGAGGAGAGATGAGCAGCACAGTGATGTGTAAAGAGTGCAGAACTGTGTCTCTGGTGACAGAGATGTTTCTGGATCTTTCTCTTCCTGTAGCTGATGAGGTGAGCTCCATATAGACGCTTTATCCCTCATGTGAATATTCTGGGAAAGTTAACTGATTTGAGTGTTTGCTCCAGGCCTACAGGAAGAAGAATCAGAAGAAGGTCACCCAGCATCGCATCAGCGTCAGTGATGATGGAGACCGAGAAAACACAGCATCTCTGGCCAATGGGAATGAAGACATGCCTACAGGAACAGGAAGCAAGTACCAGCAGAAGAAAGCAAAGAAACAGGCCAAGAAACAGGCCAaggtaaagacacacacacaggttcaaATCAATAAGTGGGAATAATAATGTCTTTGTTATTACATCTGTTATAACTAGTGATGCTCATATATATTGACCAGGCTGTTTAATATTTAGTGTTAACGGCATTGAATGATTAACAGACAATTAAgctccaacttttttttttttgtgaatggagtatatattgtttaaaataaattttaatttaatttaaaatctagtGTGTATATATCATCATTATATGAGCCAgaattaaattgcaaaaatgttatttagcTGATTTGATTTAGCTGCTTAACAAACATTTTAGctccaaaacaatttttttttgtgagttttgagtaaatatcgcagtatgtaaaataaatgttctttaaatctCATAGAaatctagtatttatattttgccTTTATATTGCCATTTATTAATAATCGCTTTGGCGGATTAATGCACATTTTAGCCtcaactgttcttttttttttttttttttgagaaaatatgcaaaataaatgctCATTTCATTAAATTCTATTATGTATATATCGTCATTACATAAGACAGaattaaattgcaaaatattgctttttattattaactgCAGTTTCAAACTCTATATCAAAAACATATGTTCCAGTAACAtcatttccaaaatattaagTCGAATTCAGATGATGTGAGATACCGCTATATGCTTATTATTGACTTTTGTGTCCATAGGGTCAGAGACGTCAGCAGAAACTGGGCAGTAAAGTCATTCTGGActctctgaccaatcagagcacagctaGCAGCACCGATCCAGCAGACGCCTCCAATCAGAGTGTATCAGTAAACGGCAGCACTGATGCAGAATCAGGCGAAAACATCCAGGAGCATCTGAGCCTCGAGAAACCTCCTGCATGCTCACAaaatgaggatgaagatgatgaggaaCCTGAGCAAGAACATGCTACTTCTGTCAACAACCGCTTCACTGCTTTATCTGAAGACCAGACCACTGAAGACGTGTCTGTGGAGGGAGAAGAAATAGAAGACGTGAATGCAATTGAGAAAGAGGACGGTGCTGACCAGCTTTGTGATGAAGAGGATCAGTTAGTAGCAGAACTGAATGCTGTGTCACTAAAAACAGCTTCAGAAGGAGAGATGGAGAGTGGAGATGAGGCCTCAGGTGATGCTAAAGAATACACCGTAGTGAATCAGGACCCGGAGCTGGCCTTTCAATCCCTGGCCAGCAGGACGGCGCCGGAGAAGCAGGAGTGTTCGGTGGAGTCCTGTCTGTATCAGTTCACTGAGGTGGAACATCTCACAGAGAACAACAGACTGATGTGTGTCACCTGCACAAAACGCCAGTCTGGACATAAAGCCGCAGACGGTACTGTGCTCACTTACCTGTGTTTGCTGCTCTCcagtttttttgtcattaaacacAAAACTGCATAAACCTCAATTGTGAGAGCAGTGCTTCTGAACAGGTTTTGTCGTTGTCGTCAGGTTGTAAGAAAGCTGTTTACAGAGATGCCCTGAAGCAGATGCTGATCTCTGATCCTCCAGCGGTTCTCACGCTCCACCTGAAGAGATTCCAGCAGGTAAACAGCTTGTTCCTCCTCTCCCACATACATCTCTTCACACCAGTCAACTCAAAGAAATCTGCATTTAAGCCCTTCATTGTGTCGTTCACCTGTAGGTTGGATACAGTGTGTGTAAGGTGAACAGACATGTGCAGTTTCCTCAGATCCTGGATCTCGCTCCATTCTGCTCTTTAAACTGCAAGGTGAGCAAATGATCATTTATCCATCCTTCCatcactcactcaaaactgtgTGCATCAgacaatgtttgtgtttttagggCGTGAAGGAGGACGAGACGCGGGTGCTGTATAGTCTTTACGGTATAGTGGAGCACAGCGGCACCATGCGGTCTGGACATTATACAGCTTACGTCAAATCACGACCTTCAACACACAGTTATGTAGAAAACGGGCTGGATGCTGGTTGTGAGTATCTGCGCTGCTGAATCTGAGGTTTCGTTTAACTAAATGGATTTATATGaacatgcattaatattaaaGGACATAAAATCAGTGAAACTTGATGTGAGCTGATTGCAAAGTgacattttgattattatcatCTATTTCCAATCATCATCTCGTAGCAGGTCACGCCGAGGCCAGTAAAGGATCATGGTTTCACATCAGCGACAGCAGTGTTCATCCGGTTCCGGAGGCCAAAGTGCAGGGTTCCCAAGCCTACCTCCTGTTCTACGAGAAGATCTCATAACTCATATGAGGAACCGTCTTCAAAACAAAGGGCTGCTGGTGCTTCATTCCGACTcgggtgctgctgctgctgggaaATCCTGTTAAAACACACTGCTAATGAATTGAAAACTTGAATCAAATGAGCatcatcttttattttctttctctgttatcaGCTGCTGTTCAGGGGAGAGTTTTCATTCATCCAAACAGTCACGATGCAGAACTtacttgggattttttttttttaacagaagttAATAATTTTCAGTGGTGATTCAGAAGcgatgaaatattttttcttacgTCTAGATCATGATGGGACGGCTTGATGAGGCTGTGGTGCGGTTGTTTGCCTCATACAGTGTTTCTCAAAGAGTCTCTTGAGTATCCTTCAATCTTCCTGGAAAGACTGATAGTCATTTTAGATTAATCTCATAAGGAAAGGtcatattccaccccaaaattaatggtatatataatttattctcaTTGTTATAATAACTCTTATTTTTATCTACGTTTAGTAAATGATCATGgacacatttttcaaatgttatcagttatttaaaatgtgtttaaaatctaaataaataatggttttaagaataggcttaattttttatatgatatataatccAACTATATTTTcgttttattttggggtgaaatatgaccgaCATTACAGAGATTCAtcctttttatttcttaaatataaaactaaactgttatatatatattagtacaatTTTATATTGCAGTAAATACCTCGCTGTCCTCAATATAATGGCAGATATttgttttctaacattttaagaaggcttaaaatacaaataaataaaattgacaatttTCACTACTCAAAACGAGCGTATTTTGTCTAAACAATACTTTGTGTTTTGCATTGAGTTCAAGGAAACAGATTATTATTGGGGGGTACCGTTTTCTATTGATAAATGAAAGATATGATTTCTCATGTACATAAATATCTGACGCATCAATCGCTGTAAAATAAATCCCGTGTCCTTTCATCGTAAACAACTGTGATTAGTTCCGACTTGActgcgctgagaaaagtaacaagCAGCACGTGACCTGGCTGTTCTTTcgaggagcgtctcgctgcagcctgcggtggacatccaacccggcccacatccaagtgtgacgtcacagaccacgcccatgtcaaaatacgtcacattctcaatcattttgaaacaggaagaaacATCGATAAGAAGAtcatttgtattgtttgccaaccgctaaaaaaagaagctgttgtttgccgtgtcggtaagtaaaaaaaaatatctttggtaTTTACCGAACGTGTGCGTCATTTGTGtacatgtgcataaacaacagtaagtatttttaatttcaacttcacacaggcacgttattgctagcaacaaatatacttatatatatatatatatatatatatatatatatatatatatatatatatatatatgtgtatatatatatatatatatatatatgtgtatatatatatatatatatatatatatgtgtgtgtgtgtgtgtgtgtgtgggggttggggggtgagatgagtgtttttatgttgggggggtctatctatccacacatgtactgtatgtatatatgtattcgtggcatgcatgtgtacacacacacacacacacacacacacacacacaaatacatacatatatacatacatacatacatgtgtagatagatagagagacagatagatagatagatagaaggcacacaacacaagtcttacaacataaaatcaattatgaatcaatgtgcaatattttttaaacccTCCCCCCCCACACctaacactcatctcacccactcagacacacacacttcatccctctcacacatatgtacttacctgacccccccaccaccaccaccaccacacacacacacacacacacacacacacacacacactcacacacacaaaacaatcacatacatatgacatctttaatgatatactctgatcacagtacccatgcacagttacttggttgggcaaccgcatcatttcattatgtcttgctggataactctgtgtatgtcacaaattatctttgtattcttctttattaacgaaaagatcacataatgtttgtttgtcatgttttacagcattctacacataTTCAGTCCAAGGCTGATGCAGGGCAGTTCTCccgggttaaggggtccctgctgcagtttcaccagtaaagaaaattacttgttacagttcacttgaaggaccacataagccatgcagtggtgcatggaggtatggtgagagcatttctttagatattgattgatttttgttgtttaaaatcataaatatgtttatgtagaatgatgaggtaaataatttttagtggacacatatacccccaacacgtatgtattctctatttttaacaggagcgccaagaggacataaagtggaagttcgtaagggacattggtccagcgtggtacagagtcatcgtgggttattctgtggggaggtgacagggcctgccgttctccagatggacagtaaaaatcaacagaatgccatcaaagactacctggagggagaatcggaggatatattaaAGCAAGGAATCTTTCTGTGTAgtctttgtatgtatgtgtgtgtactgcatgtcaagaactgtttatctgatcattcagctgctcattcagctgctcagactttataatatttggagcataccttttgttaaacacaaccagtcaaaagtgagatttttttatgtttttaaagaaatatcttctgctcatcaagcctgcatttatttaatccgaagtacagcaaaaacagtccaattttaaaatatttgtataatattttgcttttgtaatatattttgctatttaaaataataacaattttctatatttctattaaaatgaaatttattcctgtgatttaaaaggtgacttactccagtcacaagatccttcagaaatcattctaatatgctgatttgatgctcaaaaaacattttattattattatgttaatacactgaagactggagtaatgatgaagaaaattcagctttgatcacaggaataaacctgcattttaaaatacattcaaagagaaagcagttcttttaaattgtaaaaatatttcacggtactgtttttgctgtgttttggatcaaataaatgctggcttggtgagcagaagagactttcaaaaataataaaaatcttactgttcaaaaactggtggtgtatattattattattattattattattatttatttatttatttattttgtaaaattgtacatgtaattatttttgtaaaataataaatataaaaatacccaatgaaacaatggatgcctcattcattcatctttaagtatgtggaggacctggacatgtttcatatcaagttgtgatgaacaaggcctgaaggtcaatgtcatgttacttatataatctatcaatgcaatctttattcagcctaagtatgtgtagccaactgcatatggggaactgttgattctatcattcaaatgttaacactttatgataagtggaataaatcttaagaaaattaaatgacaattatacaataccaacttttacaataattttgcatacttttacaatactaaaatctaattgtcccctttaaatttgatgcatttcaattttgccttgggtaggtcaaaatagttttttaataaatgtgaatttatctcattacataaatgaacaaggtaaggtttaaaagttttaattgacaattagcctactttaatcaacataagcgttttaggagctgttatgatgacgaaatcagctccgtatattagacatattaaatatatattagatttaagttgtgccattttagcctagacatcctttacaaaaataagaaaacgtattagtaaaacgaaggacaatattattttatttagatcccattaacttccataaattgcttcaacatacttccgggtttccaggtacggggatggggaaatcacagGAGAagtatttgatatgggcgtggctttcgtttacgtcacacttggacgtgggcggggttgtgtcgggatgggcgtgacttctgacgtcacacttggatgtgggcggggttgtgtcggggatgGGCGTGGTTTCTGAcatcacacttggatgtgggcggggttggatgtccaccgcaggctgcagcgagccctacttgtgGTTCTTTCAGCAGTAGTTGGAATAAAAATTTACACCAGAGTAATGATTTTGAGAAACTTTAAAAGCTATTAAAATCAAACATacccagtgaaaaaaaaaaagttaaaattaaacgTTTAATTTGTATATTCACATACCTGACCAATCAGGGCACTACGCCTCACTTCCGTAATAATTCCattcaaagcttttttttctaCTCTAGTTTCGTTTTCTATCGCTATGGCGGGAATTTAGAACGGCGCACGAGGGAACGGTCTCCACGGTAACCATCTAAGCCGGAAGTGCTGGGCTCACTCGAGCAACAACAacagataaaaacaaatgaaatctggggtgtattccaaaaagcaggttgtgtgacatacccaggtatgtttgaggataagcgagcggataacctcagctttcggttccaaaatcggaggttactttcagggtaactagggttagttcacttcagcgcaCGTGTGATCTACTGACGAgtcttcagtgggcgtgacagatacaCACAACAttatgtaatattacaatatttaaattgtatatatatatatatatatatatatatatatatatatatatatatatatatatatatatatatatatatatatatatatgttaatgataaagcgctaatataagtaataaggCAATTTATTCTAATATggctattatatttattttattggcatatataacagttatctgtataaattataaaacactatgacaaggtaatgtttcatttatatatatatatatatatatatatatatatatatatatatatatatatatatatatatatatatatatacagtacagatcaaaagtttggaaacattactatttttaatgtttttgaaagaagtttcttctgctcatcaagcctgcatttatttgatcaaaaatacagaaaaaaaatgtaatattgtgatatattattacaatttaaaataattgtttttaaatttattatactttaaatgatcatttatttctgtgatgcaaagctgaatttttaggatcgttatcacatgatcctttagaaatcattctaatatgatgattcattatcaaagttggaaacagttctgctgcttaatattttttcagaacatgtgatacttttttaggatactttaatgaataaaaagtaaaaaaaaaaaaaaagaagaagaagctatgtttttaaaatataaatattttgtaataacaatatacactactggtcagtaatttcgggtcagtcatttttttttctttctttttttaaaataaaatcaataattttattcaggaaggatgtgttaaattgataaaaagtgatagtaaagaaaatatattattagaatatatattattagaattttttttttattttgaataaatgcagtttattttattcatcaaatatattagacagcagaactgtttccaacactcacaataaatcagaatattagaatgatttctaaatgatcatgtgatagactggatgttacatgtgacactgaaggctggagtaatgatgctgaaaattcagctttgcatcacaggaataaatttttttttttaaagtatattcaaatagaaaactattattttaagttgtaataatatttcacaatattactgttttttctgtatttttgatcaaataaatgcagccttgatgagcagaagagacttctttcaaaaacattaaaaatagtaatgtttccaaacttttgctctgtacatatatatatatatatatatatatatataaatataaaattattacattttatattatcatctcacacatggatcgTCAGTTTCTATAatatctaaattctaaatcaaaatgcATATCTGatattagcatcaaacaaacaatataattcaatcatttttatttttagttaacaataacagcactgtttttaaagagtgtatagtcatatttttccaatttaaacTGATAAATCTTCATAATGTCATAAGTATTATAGTCATTCCAGTCTGATTTGATAGTTCTTGACCTTCTGCATCAGTTTGCAGATGGCACAGGAGACCACAGGACACTTTGAGGCTGagcaatcccacaatgcagtgctgCTGAGAGTGGATGAGATGGAGAGAGTGGTAGAGAGGGAGAGAAGACAGGTAAACTGACAAGAAAAGGTTCATATTATGTCATCATTTGCCATGATCTTACTTAATTACTCAACAGGGAGGAGCTAAAGAAGAGGGCGGGGCAAATTCTGGGCCACAATCTATTTAGCATtacatattgtatttattttagctcAACAAAGCCAGCATACTGTCATTGTACAGATTTGAATTAGAGCAATGGTTCTCAGTTTTGTTTGGTGATGACCCCATTTGAAAGTGGAACAACATTTGAGTACCCCCCATAATCTGattgactttaaaatgttgtattatatattataatactaaagggGAAAAGAGTGAGCTGCAATATAAGGAGTTAAATTGTTCTTATTGAAGaatttatgtgaaaaaaacatcaatttttagtttactttctgtgttgcaaaaatttacataaagctttttaattattaaaaatgggCTCTTACGATATTCccaaataaattagtaaataaaaactaataatgcaATATTAAAAGAACAAACATCCTTTCATTTACTGCAAACCCATGTGACTTTATCATCTGTGAAAGTCAAGGAGGGATGAATGGAAGGTAATTATAAATGTCAAGCTCCAACAGCTTATAAAAGTGTCATATAGTAGTGCATATAATTTATTCACTGTGTTCTATAAACTCATTCAAATAATTTGGGTgaaaaacagactaaaatttaGGCCGTTATTCATCTGGCCCATATGTATCCGTCTTTTGTTAAGCCAACAACGTGATAAAGTTTCCTTTTCTGGTGTTCTGGTGGTTTTCTGCTGCTCTTCATTCATTAAAACTGGAAAACACTCGACTACAGACAGaatatcacaacaaaattaagctatttctatttaatttcagttttaatgtcaATTCATCTCACTTGTAGATTGTTAGATTAGGCTGATGACAAAATGATCCTTGAAAGCCATTACCAAAACTACACaagataaaagaaaatatgattGTTAATCACAGTTCTGACATAATGCACTATAAATGACATCaggattttaatgtttgtaatcaTCAGCTCTTTTAATTTCTCTCAAAGGGAGGCTCTGAAGGCAGATCATGGCAAACTGCAGCAGAGTTCCACCGTTTCCCTGGAGACGGCTGTCAATCATCAGCAGATGCTGGAACGCAGCATCCAGAGGCTTCAGGGGGAGCTCAGCTGTGCCGTGAAAGATGGAGAGACcctgagagaagagagagatcgGATAAAGAGGAAGGTCAGTTGAAAGTTCTTTTATAAGTTAAAAGAAAAGGACACAAGCACTGTTGttcaaatgtactgtatatgaacgAAACAAATAGTTCTGGCACTGAAccacatttgaaacatttattattattattattattataataataataataataataataataataaaaattataattattattggtagtagcagtagtagcagtagcagtagtagtagcaatatgcattatatattatattatgtattataatttactaatttaataaaaatgtattaaaaggtatcataattatatatgataaattatacataatatacacattttataatgttttataattattaaaatgattaatttgatacatcaaatacatttttattaatagtatttataatgaaaatgatgataataataaaactacaatgttttattaaattatacataataaaataattcatatacatatacacattatacaatgtatcaaaattattatcatgattaatttaataataatttattataaggtatcataattatatatgatacattttacgtaatatacacattttataatgtattaattattaaaatgattattttaataataaaaaaaataagttttgattaataataattatgatgacaatgacaataacaaaatgatttaataatagtaataatacaatgCTTTATTAAGttatacataattatatcattaatatacaTTACACATTATACAAAGTATCATATTAagatgatttaaatgtatttaagttattataaaaaaaagataattataaaaataaaataataattatattataataaataaatattgtatttattatacatgtattatcatgtattataatcattaatataaaaaattcataatgttaatacattattattttattgttattattttcattaatgctATTAAAAAGCTGCCGTTTTATCAAAGCAATACAGCAACAAGTGTTTGTGCATTACCACATAATTCTTTTAACGTCATATTAACAACAGCTCTTAACGTTTGTAAAAGCACTGTACCACAAACCACTTGTGGCCCAAACTTTCTATTTCCAAATCTCAGATGAACTCTGCAGTCATTTTGCTGAAAACACAGCTGTCAGAGATCAAGGTACTGTACTTCTGACCAAATATGACGTCACTTCCAGTCCTTCTCTAGTGCATTCAGGAGATCAGTTCAGTTCCTGGTTGAGTTTTTACTCTGAACTTTCTTCTCATGTATTTGCTGGATATAAAGCGGAGCTATACTGACTCCACTACAGCAATTACCATAAACATCTTCTTCTTCCCCCGTGATTGACAGGTGGAGTTGTGCATGGTGAACTCAGCACTGCAGAAACAGAAGGAGGACAACAAGGAGCTGATGGAGAGCCTTGCAGCCTTGGAGCATCAGCAGGTTTGAGATCAAAAGATCACTGAGTCAGATGCACATCAAAAGAAGAGTGTGCTagtaagtctctctctctctcaggtaacTCATCGTCAGATTGAACAGATGCTTTGGGACTTGACAGACAGCGAGAACAAACTGGCCTACGAGAAGGGCAAGCTGCAGGTCtgattcacacagacacacacgttgCATGTATATGGATTTATTGCACACATTTTGCACAGTGTGACATACAATGATGCTTGAACAGTCATATGATGAACACACACATCATATGTCAGAAACACACACCAGGCTTCAAAtgaatagagtgtgtgtgtgtgtgtgtgtgtgtgtgtgtgtgtgtgtgtgtgtgtgtgtgtgtgtgtgtgtgtgtgtgtgtgtgtgtgtgtggttacacAGGCACGAGTGCAGCAGATGGCCACTGACCTGAAGACATTGAAAGCAGAATGTACTCAACACTGTCAGACACAACACTGTCAACACTGCGCTGCAGAACACTTACacacaggtaaacacacacacacacacacacacacacacacacacacacacacacacacacacatactctaaCAACCACTTTCACAAGCTCTGTGCCGTTCAGGTGCAGAAAAGCAACTGAAACTGGTCAAATTTTAACACTGTTTATTGATTAAAGGGTTCAGATAGTTTGCTGTACTTCCTCTCCAGTCCAAAAAGACAatctattataaataaactaaataattaatgtaCTAAGCAACAAAACTGCTTCATTTAAAAACCACAAGATTTCTGTAGTGCTGAGCCAGTATTACAGTTCTGCCTGATGAGCCAAAAATTACTGTCTAGATAtgactgattttaaaattaaattaagaaaacacTAAAAGCTACAaccagtcattttaaatgctgcaAGTACATGTTAAACATCATAGCATTATAATTTACAATATGAAAATGGATGTTCATTTTGAGATTAGATTGAAGTGTTATTAAAAGATTTGTATTATCTATAATATTGGTCATTAACTGACATGGTACCATTATACCTTGCATCCCTTGATTCTAGACATTagaaagcaaaacatttacatatgACTAGCATTTAACAATGTCCATTCAGTGTTTATGATTGTATCCTGCAGAGCCAGA
This portion of the Cyprinus carpio isolate SPL01 chromosome A15, ASM1834038v1, whole genome shotgun sequence genome encodes:
- the LOC109104189 gene encoding ubiquitin carboxyl-terminal hydrolase 16-like, encoding MGKKKGKDRSPRADSSTETAGVSCSHIRKGIEHSLLKKAGLDEQWSSCQDCEPDKPVEKQISEDEPDRESPAVWMCLKCGHRGCGRSENQHAIKHYETPRSEPHCLVLSLDVWSVWCYICDDEVQYSRTGKLAQLITNIRKEVLTDPSKRNSNKKSKKEESLVTNPTEQVLDEEKENKEKQKSSSNHDESPRRQKAASAGSSGAVNVRGLSNLGNTCFFNAVVQNLSQTQFLRELLSQITDEKSCFTVTPALSSELDPLQIQLERPGSLTLAMCQLLNEIQETKKGVVTPKELFTQVCKKAPRFKGFQQQDSQELLRYLLDGMRAEEVKRVNSGILKALKNSGKSLEAEQMKKVIKEYEKNGAPKNFVDRVFGGEMSSTVMCKECRTVSLVTEMFLDLSLPVADEAYRKKNQKKVTQHRISVSDDGDRENTASLANGNEDMPTGTGSKYQQKKAKKQAKKQAKGQRRQQKLGSKVILDSLTNQSTASSTDPADASNQSVSVNGSTDAESGENIQEHLSLEKPPACSQNEDEDDEEPEQEHATSVNNRFTALSEDQTTEDVSVEGEEIEDVNAIEKEDGADQLCDEEDQLVAELNAVSLKTASEGEMESGDEASGDAKEYTVVNQDPELAFQSLASRTAPEKQECSVESCLYQFTEVEHLTENNRLMCVTCTKRQSGHKAADGCKKAVYRDALKQMLISDPPAVLTLHLKRFQQVGYSVCKVNRHVQFPQILDLAPFCSLNCKGVKEDETRVLYSLYGIVEHSGTMRSGHYTAYVKSRPSTHSYVENGLDAGSGHAEASKGSWFHISDSSVHPVPEAKVQGSQAYLLFYEKIS